Part of the Yersinia hibernica genome, ACAGCAGCAGTTATGGAAGGCGGTGATTAACGCTCGCGGCGATAACTGCCGTCGCTTTGCCGGGTAAACAGCACTTCGGTACTGTTAGTGGTTTCAATGGACAGAGCGGCGACCACTCCCTGTGCATCCAGCATGATTTTAACCTCTTGCCCAGCTTTGAGGTTGCTTAGCGGCTTATCATTACCCTCAACTTGTGCCATGGCAAAAACTTCATTCACGGGCAGATTATTATCGCGGAACAACTGCGCCAATGTTTTCCCTGACTGAATCTGATAGCTTTGCCAATTTCCCTGTCGCGGGGGCGTGACCTCTGGCGTTACTGAAGGTGCCACCGTTGGCGGTGGCGGAGCATCAAGATTACCCTGTAATTGGGCCTGTAGCGGCACGTCAGTGGACGATGCGCTGACTGGGAAGGTGTTGTTGGTATTATCACGGGAAACCGGCCACAACAATGCCAGCAGCAATACCGCGGTCGCAATAATGACCCAGCGCCGGTGGAAGTGAGGCAATGGCTCCATCCACTGAAAACTGTCCGGCAAGTGCCAGATTTTTAGCAGTAGCCCCTTAAGCCCTTTTTCCGGCGTAATTGTCGCGGCGGTTTCAGGGGGCATATTATTGTCACTCGCGGCGGTATCCTCAGCAGGATAAATGTGTTCAGACACACTCACTTCAGACATCAGATTTTGTTCATCCGCATTTTTAGCCTGTGGCATGACCCTTTGCCTAATCGTTAGCCAGGTGCGCAGTAGTGGCTGATAAACTCGAGTGTTTTTCCTTCTCCTGGGCGCGATTCTGCCCATGGTGACCTCTCTTCAACGACGTAAAACAATAAAATGGCAATATACCCATAGGCTTCTAAGTATAACTCTTCTTACCTGAAGTTGGGCTGGGTGGCTAACTGACTGATGCCAAAAGACAGAATATTATGATACCTAAACGGGGTATTCCCCGTTAGCCTGCTGCCATTGTTTCTTTTTCTACAACAAAAGTCATCATTCGCGAAGCAAGATTTTACCGCGCTCCCCTGCTGCTGTTATGCTGGCGGCTTCGACATGATAAGTGACTAAAGGAAAATCCATGACAACCCCTTCTTTTGATAGCGTTGAAGCGCAAGCAAGCTACGGAATTGGTTTACAAATCGGGCAGCAATTGCAAGAGTCCGGGCTGGAAGGTTTACTGCCAGAGGCACTGCTGGCCGGTCTGCGCGACGCGATGGAAGGCAATACACCAACTGTTCCTGTTGATGTTGTGCACCGTGCCCTGCGTGAAGTTCACGAGCGTGCGGATAAAGTCCGTGTTGAGCGCCAACAGGCTTTGGTAGAAGAGGGGAAAACGTTCCTGGAAGAAAATGCCAAGCGTGATGGTGTCACCACCACCGAGTCGGGCTTACAATTCTCTGTCTTGCAGGCGGGTGATGGCCCGATTCCATCCCGTCAGGATCGCGTCCGAGTGCACTATACTGGCCGTTTGGTGGATGGCACGGTATTTGACAGCTCAGTTGAACGCGGCCAGCCAGCAGAGTTCCCCGTCAGTGGCGTTATTCCCGGCTGGATTGAAGCACTATCCATGATGCCTGTCGGGTCTAAGTGGAAGTTGTATATCCCACATAACCTGGCTTACGGTGAGCGTGGTGCCGGTGCCACTATCCCACCATTCAGCGCATTGATGTTTGAAGTGGAATTGCTGGATATTCTGTAATTTCTAGCGCAGTAACATCAGAAAGGGCGATATATATGTCGCCCTTTCGCCTGTCTGGATGCTGCTATCAGAAGGGATTATTCGCCGTCCAATGCACGGGGGAACAGTAAGTTATTCTCCAGGTGAATGTGTTCCATCAAGTCAGTGATGAATTCATTGATACCACTGTAGAGCGCCTGCCAGGTATTACAGGCACCTGCTGGTGGCGTCATATTCTGTGTCAATTGTTTGACCACCTCCAACTGCTGCCCCACGGCATCGTGCTCCGCTTCCATCACCATGATTGGCCCGCCGGCCTGTGATCCCAGCCCACGTTTAATCATCGGGAACAGAATTTGCTCCTCTTTGTACATATGCTGGGTCAGTTCTTCAATAATTGCTGTGAGTTCGCTGGCCAGTCCACGAGGGCAGGCGGGTTTTTCCCCATGGACACGTTCAACTTTTTCCGCCATGAGAATCAATTCCGGTAACTGTTCACGATGGCGGTTGTGATAGCGGCTGATAATAAAATCAATAATGTTTGCCAGCGGCTGTTGTTGCCAATCTGTTGAGGAAAGAGGCTCGGCTTGCAATGCACTCAATTGTGCTTCCAACTCATCAATATCCAGATGCAACTTATTCGCGGCCCGTAACAGTGTTTGTTTACCGCCACAGCAGAAATCCAGTTGGTGCTGGCGGAATAATTTTGTTGCTCGGGGAATAGCGATAGCCAAAGCGCCCAGTGACTGATTACGGTAATCCATGGTGACACCTCATTGAGTAATTGAATATCTATAACATGTATAATAAATGCATGTTATAGATTGCGATATAGCTCTAAAGAGGTAGGAAAGAGGGCAACAGCGCTCCGTGAAGCACTGTTGCCAGCGATTATTTCTGCTGTAGATCGAGTTGATAGACTGCGAAGCCAATCTCATCAGTACCCAATGCTTTCAGCGGATATTGTGCTTTTTGCTTAATAAATTCAGCGGCTTTAGCGCTCGGTGAGGTTTCAAAGCGGATATCCAGTGGGTGCTGACTGACAAGAGTCGCCAGACGCCAATTGTTATCAGCTTGCGGGGTCACTTGCCCCTGCTTTTTGGTTTCTGCGCTGATGTAAGCAGATAAAACCGCCCGATTCTCATCCGGGGAGGCGAATGCAATATGGCTATCCCCGGTGCCCGCAAACTTACCGCTGTAAGCTCGGTAATTATTGGTCGCTATCAGGAATGTGGCGTTCGGATCGATAGGTTTGCCATTGAAAGTCAGGTTTTTAATACGTTCGGCTTTATCATTGATAAGTGTGCATTCACCATCATAGCGGGCGGGTTGGCTGACATCGATTTCATAGTTAACCCCATCAATGACATCGAAATTATAAGTACGGAAACCCTCCCAGTTAATCAGCGATTGTGGTTTGCTGCTGTTCACATCAATTTGATTAAATTGCGCGGCAGAGCACTCTAGCCACTGTTTCACATCCGCACCACTGGCTTTCACCACCACTAAAGTGTTCGGGTAAAGGTACAAATCGGCGGCATTACGGAAGGTCAATTGGCCTTTTTCCACCTCCACAAAGCTGGCTGGGTCATTTTTACGGCCCCCGGCTTTAAATGGCGCGGCCGCAGACAGCACCGGTAAATCAGCTAAATCAGGATCGCCCTGAATAAAGTGCTCGGTATAGGCGCGCTGGGCATTATTGACAATTTGTACCGTCGGGTCGTCTTGGATCAACGCCAGATAGCTGTACATATTATCTGATGCTGAACCAATCGGCTGGCTGACAAAATCGCGAGTGCCTTGATGGTCTGCCGCCAACACTTGCACCAATTTTGCATCTTCGGCGGCTAGCGATTTTTGGCTGGCTTTATCAAAGATAGGGCGGGCTTCGGCCTTGGCTTGAGTCACCTGCCATGGGCCTTGGTCATTATTGAGGACAAAATCCACCACCCCGAGATGGTCACCCCACTGGCCTGGCATCACGGCCGGAATACCATTTAATGTCCCTTGGGCGATATCAGCCCCTTTGATAGTGGCAAAATCTTGACTTGGGAACACGGCGTGGGCATGGCCAAACATGATGGCATCAATGCCCGGCACTTGGCTGAGATAATAAACCGAGTTCTCCGCCATGGTTTTATAAGGGTCACTGGAGAGGCCCGAATGGGGAATAGCGACCACTAAATCAGCACCTTGCTGGCGCATTTCCGGCACCCACTTTTTGGCGGTTTCGGTAATATCATTGACGGTGACTTTACCGCTGAGGTTAGCTTTATCCCATATCATGATTTGTGGCGGCACAAAACCAATGTAGCCGATGCGCAGATTATGACTTTTTCCCTCGCGATCTTTGACTGGAGTATCGACGATTAAATAGGGCTGGAACAGCGGTTTACCGGTTTTAACATCAATGACGTTGGCATTGACATAGGGGAATTTTGCCCCCGCCAGTGATTTTTTGAGATAATCCAGACCATAATTAAATTCATGGTTGCCGATGTTACCCACGGCATAGTCCAGTGTGTTCATCGCCTTATAGACGGGGTGAATCTCACCTGCTTTAAGCCCGGTGGCTGCCATATAATCACCGAGTGGACTGCCCTGAATCAGGTCACCATTGTCCACCAGCACACTGTTAGTTGCTTGTTGGCGCGCCGCTTTAATCAGGCTTGCGGTGCGAACCAGGCCAAACTTTTCAGTGGGTTTATCTTTGTAGTAATCGAAATCCATCATATTGCTATGCAGATCGGTGGTTTCCAGCACGCGTAAATCAACAGTGGCGGCTTGTGCGGTTGAGGCGGCGACAGCAATCAGGCTGGCAAGGAGGGATAACGTCAGCGGGCTTTTAAACATGGCTTTCTCCATCATCGTGGCTTTTCCATTAAGAAAACAATTCGACATGTATCGCAAATGAATATGTAAATTTAATAGGTCGTCATAACAAAATGTGAAGTTTGGCAGAAAATGCCGCCGGATACCGCGGAGATGCTCACAATTGCAGCAGCTTAATGTCACTGATTCTATTGAGAGTTATCCGCAATAGTGGCTATTTGGTCGAAAAATTATTAGTCTGCCCAACGGGGACTTGGCATTGTGATGATTAATTTTTATTTTAGCTTTGCGTTCTAAAATGAATGTAGAGTGAGCGAGAAGTCTCGAGAACCCTTCTTGATTTAAGAACCACTATTAATATTCGGCATGAATCATAATACCAAGGGGTGGATGATGTTAGAGCAAATTTGCCAGTTAGCTCGCGAGGCAGGCGTGGCGATTATGGCGGTTTATCAGGGTGAGAAGCCGCTTGATGTGGCCCATAAAAAAGATGATTCACCCGTCACAGCTGCGGATCTTGCGGCTCACCAGATTATCAAAGTCGGCTTGGCCGCATTGACCCCTGATATTCCACTGTTATCTGAAGAAGACCCGCCAACTTGGGCCGTGCGCCAACACTGGCAGCGCTACTGGTTAGTGGACCCGCTGGATGGCACCAAAGAATTCTTGAATCGTAATGGCGAGTTTACCGTCAATATTGCCCTGATTAATCAAGGGGTTCCGGTGCTTGGGGTGGTCTATACTCCGGTGACCGAGGTGATGTACAGCGCGGAGAATGGCCAGGCGTGGAAGGAAGAGTGTGGCCGGCGAATGCAGATTCAGGTGCGTGATGCCCTCTTGCCGCTGGTGGTGGTCAGCCGCTCCCACAGTGATGCCGAGCTGGAGGATTATTTGGCGCAATTGGGCGAGCATCAGACCATTTCAGTGGGTTCATCACTGAAGTTTTGTCTGGTGGCCGAGGGAAAAGCACAGTTATATCCTCGTTTTGGCCCAACTAATATTTGGGATACGGCCGCCGGGCATGCTGTTGCTATTGCGGCCGGGGCGCAAGTTCACGATTGGCAGGGTAAACCGCTTTCTTATACCCCGCGTGAATCGTTCCTGAACCCCGGTTTTAGGGTATCTATATTCTAGTCATTTTACTGTTTAACAAGCTGGTGCAGTTGGGCGATAACCTGCTGCACTTCTTCGGCAGTCAGTGCGCCGTCTTTGACAAACTTAACATTTCCTTGCTTATCCAGCACCACGATAGCCGACCCTTTCTCTGCTAAATCCCAGGCTTTTTTAACATTGCCGTTGCTGTCGACCACAAACTGCGACCAAGGAAATTCCCGCTTATTACTTTCAATACTGTTTCGCACAAACACCGCGGTACCGATGATGGCGTCATCGGTATTGACGATGGTCGTCGTTTGGTAATCTTCATGTGGCAAATTAGCGTGCTTGATGGCTTCCACCAGCGGCGCATTTAATTCTTTTGCTGAGGTGCGGCCAGCAATATGCTGCACCACGCGCACTTTGCCGGGCAATTGCGAGCTATTCCAGTTTTTATAGCTAAACTGATCAGTAGCTTTATCGTAGTTTAATTCACCTTTATCACTGACCCCCACTGGCGGTACGCGCTGGTCAAGTTGGAGTGTGTGGGCACTGGCAATAACCGGGGTGAACAGCAGCGATACGATAAGCAGGCTATTTTTTATCATGGGATGTCCTTGTCGATCTTATGAGTTATGTGGGGCACTTATTTCTCTACCTTGCGATCTGTTGGGTAGCAGTTTTTCTATCATAGGTGCAGATCAGAGGTCTGTCCTGTTTGCTTAAAATAATTATTTCCAACATTTACCAGATGGTTATTCTGTTTCAATCTCTCATTTACTCTGTGTGATTCTGTAATTTTATGTAAATTCAGCATCAATGACTAATTTTGGTGGAACTTAAGCCCATACCCCAGGTCTATTACTCTGCAATTATCTTACGCTACCTGTGATCTTGGTCGCTAAGCCGAGCAAAGGTACGTATTGGTGTTAAGGGAGGAAAGTAAAACAATGAGGATCTTCCAACGTTACAATCCGGCAAAAATCGCGATGTATGTCAAAACGCTATTTCGCGGTCGGTTGTATATCAAAGATATGGGGGCTTTTGAGTTTGATAAGGGCAAAATTTTAATCCCGAAAGTTAGGGATAAACGCCACTTTGAGGTGATGTCCGAAGTTAACCGGCAAGTGATGCGCTTGCAAATGGAAGTTTAGTGACACCACCGAACTGAATTAATCGCGGCCCCTAATTAGGGGCCGCTACTGTTTTCAGCCGTCGCGCTTTTGCTTAGCTGAGCGGCTATGCATCACTGCTTTCATGCGGGGCTTTTGGCAGTATTGGCGCGGGTTGGTCACTGAGCCTGGTGACCAATAACTGATCGATTTTGTAGCTATCAATGTCTACCACTTCAAATTTGTAGCCAGCATATTTGACAAAATCGGTGCGCTTTGGAATTTTGCGCAGCATATACATCATAAAGCCGCCGATGGTTTCATAATTGCCGGACTGCGGGAATTCATCGATATGCAGCACGCGCATAACATCCTCAATCGGGGTACCGCCCTCAATCAGCCATGAGCTTTCATCCCGGGCCACAATCTGTTCTTCTTGCCCTTGGCCCACTAAATCACCCATCAGAGTGGTCATCACATCATTCAGAGTAATTATTCCAACGACCAAAGCATACTCGTTGAGGATAACGGCAAAGTCTTCACCGGCGGTCTTGAAACTTTCCAGTGCTTCAGAGAGTGTCAGGGTGTCCGGCACAATCAATGCCGAGCGGATTTGTACCCCACTGCTGAGCACTAAACTTTGGTTGCCCAAGACTCGGTTCAATAAATCTTTGGAGTCAACATAGCCCACCACTTGGTCGATATGGCCATCGCACACCAGGAATTTGGAATGCGGATGGGTCGAAATCTTCTCTTTGATGCTGTCTTCACTTTCCCGCAGATCAAAATAAATCACACTTTCGCGCGATGTCATTGAGGAGGGAACGGTGCGGGATTCCAGTTCAAAAACGTTTTCAATCAGTTCGTGCTCTTGCTTACGTAACACCCCCGCCAATGCGCCCGCCTCCACGACGGCGTAGATATCATCTGAGGTGATATCATCATTGCGAACCATTGGTAGCTTAAATAGGCGGAAAATCAGATTTGCCATTCCATTGAAGAACCAAACTAATGGGCGACAAATCATCAGACAGAAGCGCATTGGGTTGACGATCCGCACGGCGACCGCTTCAGGTGAAATCATACCGATGCGTTTCGGGGTTAAATCTGCAAACAGAATAAATAAGCTGGTCACCAAGACGAATGAGCAAACGAAGCTGACTTGATCAGCAAGTTCAGGCGACATAAAGCGCTCAAATACCACCTTGAAAGAGGGGGAAAATGCGGCATCGCCGACAATACCACCGAGGATGGCGACGGCATTGAGCCCAATCTGCACCACGGTGAAGAAGATCCCCGGTGTTTCTTGTAATTTAAGAACCCGTAAGGCGTTGATATCGCCTTCGTCTGCCAGAAGTTTTAGTTTAATTTTGCGCGATGCTGCCAGTGAAATCTCGGATAACGAGAAAAAGGCACTCACTGCGATTAAAAATAGAATCAGTAAAATACTGTTTAACATAATCTGTCCGTGTCGTACCGACGAGAGTGCCGGCGATCGTAAGAAAGGGCCATACCATTCTTTGGGTTAATTCAATTTTGTCTGCAAGATCACGGCAGAAAGCCATGATCGGGCTGAGTCAACAGCCCGAATAGTATAACCCGTCTTACTTTAAGTTGCAGCGGTGTTAGCTGCGTTCACTTACTTGAATAACCTGCCTGAATAAGTTCATTGGAACTCATTCATTTGCTGCTGACCCAGAACGTCAGGTCACTGAGTTAGCGGCGGCAATAAGTGCATGCGGGCAGCTTTACAGATTAGGCGGCATACAAACACCGATACCCCCTAAACCACAGTATCCATGTGGATTTTTGTATAAATATTGCTGGTGGTCATCCTCGGCGTAGTAAAAGGGCAGGGCGGCGGCTATCTCACTGGTTATGACCCGGCTGTCCCCGGCTTTTTCCATGGCGCGTTGGAACAATGCTTTGCTCTCTTGAGCCTGCGCTTGCTGCTCGGGTGTCAATACGTAAATGGCTGAGCGGTATTGTGTGCCCACATCGCCCCCTTGGCGCATTCCTTGCGCGGGATCGTGATTTTCCCAGAAAATCTGCAGTAATTGCTGGTAGCTAATGATGGCCGGGTCAAAAACCACCCGAACCACTTCCGCATGCCCTGTACGGCCACTGCATACTTCATGATAGGTTGGGTTTGGGGTCGATCCACCACTGTAGCCCGCCGCGGTGCTATAGACCCCCGGTTGTTGCCAAAACAGGCGCTCGACCCCCCAGAAACAGCCCATCGCGAAAATGGCAACTGCCATACCTTCAGGAATATGTGTCATGGAGTGCCCATTCACCACGTGCAGAGTTGCGACCGGCATCGGTGTCAGTCGCCCCGGTAAAGCATGCGCGGCATCAATGACGGTAGTTTTATCAAAATTTTGCACCACAATAGACTCCGATGTTGACAGTGAATCCTAAGTTTACAGTAAATAACTAACAAGATGTTTACAGTGAATGACCATAGACAGTTGTATCTGATGGCGAGTTTGCACACAATAAGACTCATTCCGCATTAATGTAGCGGCTTAAGGTGGAGTTTTAGGGGTAACCGGCTTAAATCGGCCTTTTACGCGAAATGATAGTGTGTGTGATGCCACTGTTTTCAAATACCCGTAAGATCATTTTTTACAGGAAAGTAGACCTAAAAGATTTCAGGCGGCAGAAAAGTGATGGGCAAAAGCGGCTCACACATCTGTAACTTGAAAGATGACGGGGATAAAATTCATTAGGAGTACGCGTGCCACGATACCCTATTCTGTGTTTTTTGTGTGTATTGCTCGCCACACCTATTGCCTATGCCGCCAATGTGCGGTTGCAGGTCGAGGGTCTTAGCGGGGATTTAGAACGAAATGTCAGGGCGCGTTTATCCACGATTGGCACTGATGAAGTCACCGCCGATGGGCGCTTTCGCTCCCGGGTGGATGAAGCTATTCGCCAAGGGTTGCGTGCTTTGGGTTATTACGACCCAACCATCACTTTTGATTTACAAGAGCGCCCAGCGCCCGCCCGTTCGGTGTTAATTGCCCAGGTGGTGCCTGGCGAGCCGGTCTTGATTGCTGGGGTGGATATCGTGTTGCAAGGCGGGGCGAAAACCGACCCCGATTATCTGGCATTGGTGCGCCGAGATACCCCCAAGATTGGCTCAGTGCTCAATCATGG contains:
- a CDS encoding DUF1107 domain-containing protein, whose amino-acid sequence is MRIFQRYNPAKIAMYVKTLFRGRLYIKDMGAFEFDKGKILIPKVRDKRHFEVMSEVNRQVMRLQMEV
- a CDS encoding hemolysin family protein, whose product is MLNSILLILFLIAVSAFFSLSEISLAASRKIKLKLLADEGDINALRVLKLQETPGIFFTVVQIGLNAVAILGGIVGDAAFSPSFKVVFERFMSPELADQVSFVCSFVLVTSLFILFADLTPKRIGMISPEAVAVRIVNPMRFCLMICRPLVWFFNGMANLIFRLFKLPMVRNDDITSDDIYAVVEAGALAGVLRKQEHELIENVFELESRTVPSSMTSRESVIYFDLRESEDSIKEKISTHPHSKFLVCDGHIDQVVGYVDSKDLLNRVLGNQSLVLSSGVQIRSALIVPDTLTLSEALESFKTAGEDFAVILNEYALVVGIITLNDVMTTLMGDLVGQGQEEQIVARDESSWLIEGGTPIEDVMRVLHIDEFPQSGNYETIGGFMMYMLRKIPKRTDFVKYAGYKFEVVDIDSYKIDQLLVTRLSDQPAPILPKAPHESSDA
- the msrA gene encoding peptide-methionine (S)-S-oxide reductase MsrA produces the protein MQNFDKTTVIDAAHALPGRLTPMPVATLHVVNGHSMTHIPEGMAVAIFAMGCFWGVERLFWQQPGVYSTAAGYSGGSTPNPTYHEVCSGRTGHAEVVRVVFDPAIISYQQLLQIFWENHDPAQGMRQGGDVGTQYRSAIYVLTPEQQAQAQESKALFQRAMEKAGDSRVITSEIAAALPFYYAEDDHQQYLYKNPHGYCGLGGIGVCMPPNL
- the ytfE gene encoding iron-sulfur cluster repair protein YtfE, with amino-acid sequence MDYRNQSLGALAIAIPRATKLFRQHQLDFCCGGKQTLLRAANKLHLDIDELEAQLSALQAEPLSSTDWQQQPLANIIDFIISRYHNRHREQLPELILMAEKVERVHGEKPACPRGLASELTAIIEELTQHMYKEEQILFPMIKRGLGSQAGGPIMVMEAEHDAVGQQLEVVKQLTQNMTPPAGACNTWQALYSGINEFITDLMEHIHLENNLLFPRALDGE
- a CDS encoding bifunctional 2',3'-cyclic-nucleotide 2'-phosphodiesterase/3'-nucleotidase, which translates into the protein MEKAMFKSPLTLSLLASLIAVAASTAQAATVDLRVLETTDLHSNMMDFDYYKDKPTEKFGLVRTASLIKAARQQATNSVLVDNGDLIQGSPLGDYMAATGLKAGEIHPVYKAMNTLDYAVGNIGNHEFNYGLDYLKKSLAGAKFPYVNANVIDVKTGKPLFQPYLIVDTPVKDREGKSHNLRIGYIGFVPPQIMIWDKANLSGKVTVNDITETAKKWVPEMRQQGADLVVAIPHSGLSSDPYKTMAENSVYYLSQVPGIDAIMFGHAHAVFPSQDFATIKGADIAQGTLNGIPAVMPGQWGDHLGVVDFVLNNDQGPWQVTQAKAEARPIFDKASQKSLAAEDAKLVQVLAADHQGTRDFVSQPIGSASDNMYSYLALIQDDPTVQIVNNAQRAYTEHFIQGDPDLADLPVLSAAAPFKAGGRKNDPASFVEVEKGQLTFRNAADLYLYPNTLVVVKASGADVKQWLECSAAQFNQIDVNSSKPQSLINWEGFRTYNFDVIDGVNYEIDVSQPARYDGECTLINDKAERIKNLTFNGKPIDPNATFLIATNNYRAYSGKFAGTGDSHIAFASPDENRAVLSAYISAETKKQGQVTPQADNNWRLATLVSQHPLDIRFETSPSAKAAEFIKQKAQYPLKALGTDEIGFAVYQLDLQQK
- the cysQ gene encoding 3'(2'),5'-bisphosphate nucleotidase CysQ; amino-acid sequence: MLEQICQLAREAGVAIMAVYQGEKPLDVAHKKDDSPVTAADLAAHQIIKVGLAALTPDIPLLSEEDPPTWAVRQHWQRYWLVDPLDGTKEFLNRNGEFTVNIALINQGVPVLGVVYTPVTEVMYSAENGQAWKEECGRRMQIQVRDALLPLVVVSRSHSDAELEDYLAQLGEHQTISVGSSLKFCLVAEGKAQLYPRFGPTNIWDTAAGHAVAIAAGAQVHDWQGKPLSYTPRESFLNPGFRVSIF
- a CDS encoding LysM-like peptidoglycan-binding domain-containing protein; translated protein: MGRIAPRRRKNTRVYQPLLRTWLTIRQRVMPQAKNADEQNLMSEVSVSEHIYPAEDTAASDNNMPPETAATITPEKGLKGLLLKIWHLPDSFQWMEPLPHFHRRWVIIATAVLLLALLWPVSRDNTNNTFPVSASSTDVPLQAQLQGNLDAPPPPTVAPSVTPEVTPPRQGNWQSYQIQSGKTLAQLFRDNNLPVNEVFAMAQVEGNDKPLSNLKAGQEVKIMLDAQGVVAALSIETTNSTEVLFTRQSDGSYRRER
- a CDS encoding YtfJ family protein; its protein translation is MIKNSLLIVSLLFTPVIASAHTLQLDQRVPPVGVSDKGELNYDKATDQFSYKNWNSSQLPGKVRVVQHIAGRTSAKELNAPLVEAIKHANLPHEDYQTTTIVNTDDAIIGTAVFVRNSIESNKREFPWSQFVVDSNGNVKKAWDLAEKGSAIVVLDKQGNVKFVKDGALTAEEVQQVIAQLHQLVKQ
- a CDS encoding peptidylprolyl isomerase, whose product is MTTPSFDSVEAQASYGIGLQIGQQLQESGLEGLLPEALLAGLRDAMEGNTPTVPVDVVHRALREVHERADKVRVERQQALVEEGKTFLEENAKRDGVTTTESGLQFSVLQAGDGPIPSRQDRVRVHYTGRLVDGTVFDSSVERGQPAEFPVSGVIPGWIEALSMMPVGSKWKLYIPHNLAYGERGAGATIPPFSALMFEVELLDIL